The following coding sequences lie in one Candidatus Nitrospira allomarina genomic window:
- a CDS encoding DUF2784 domain-containing protein has translation MLWQVLAELVLLIHFAFIAFVLFGGILAIWWRWIPWVHLPAALWAAALEFGGWICPLTPLENRLRQASGEAGYSGGFLEHYALPIIYPKGLTPDMQFWLGFVVVLFTLVTYGFVWGRRTKII, from the coding sequence ATGCTTTGGCAAGTCCTTGCTGAATTGGTCCTTCTCATCCACTTTGCCTTCATTGCCTTTGTATTGTTCGGGGGGATTCTCGCGATTTGGTGGCGGTGGATCCCCTGGGTTCATCTTCCTGCCGCACTGTGGGCGGCGGCCTTGGAATTTGGGGGGTGGATCTGCCCTCTTACGCCCCTGGAAAACCGGCTCCGACAGGCCAGTGGTGAGGCCGGTTATAGTGGAGGATTTCTTGAGCATTATGCCTTGCCCATCATTTACCCAAAAGGCCTTACCCCGGATATGCAATTTTGGCTGGGCTTCGTCGTCGTCCTTTTTACGCTGGTGACCTATGGGTTTGTATGGGGGAGAAGAACCAAAATTATTTAA